The following proteins come from a genomic window of Populus alba chromosome 12, ASM523922v2, whole genome shotgun sequence:
- the LOC118033215 gene encoding isoaspartyl peptidase/L-asparaginase 1, which translates to MGWAIALHGGAGDISLSLSAERRLPREAALHHCLQIGVAALKAQKHPLDVVELVVRELENHPNFNAGKGSVLTSRGTVEMEACIMDGNSKKCGAVSGLTTVVNAISLARLVMDNTPHIYLGFDGAEAFAREQGVETVDSSHFITSENIERLKQAKEADRVQMDYTQPIQKDEKSESSTGNGDSQIGTVGCVAVDKNGNLATATSTGGFVNKMVGRIGDTPIIGAGTYANNLCAVSATGKGETIIRGTVARDVAALMEYKGLSLKEAAAHVVECNPRGDVGLVAVSAKGEVTMPFNTTGMFRACATEDGYSEVGIWPSVQD; encoded by the exons ATGGGGTGGGCAATTGCACTACACGGGGGGGCCGGAGATATATCACTTTCACTTTCAGCGGAGCGTCGCCTCCCTCGCGAGGCGGCTCTCCATCACTGCCTACAGATTGGTGTCGCCGCTCTCAAAGCCCAAAAGCACCCACTCGATGTTGTCGAACTTGTG GTCCGGGAATTAGAGAACCATCCAAACTTTAATGCTGGGAAAGGATCTGTTTTGACTAGCAGGGGCACTGTTGAGATGGAAGCTTGTATCATGGATGGAAATTCAAAGAAATGTGGTGCTGTTTCTGGTCTCACTACTGTTGTTAATGCCATATCTCTAGCACGATTGGTCATGGACAACACTCCGCATATATATCTTGGATTTGATGGAGCTGAGGCTTTTGCTAGGGAACAA GGTGTTGAGACCGTTGATTCCAGTCATTTCATTACTTCAGAAAATATTGAGAGGCTTAAGCAGGCAAAAGAAGCTGACAGAGTCCAG ATGGATTATACACAACCCATTCAGAAAGATGAAAAAAGTGAAAGTTCAACCGGTAATGGAGATAGCCAAATTGGGACTGTTGGATGTGTTGctgttgataaaaatgggaatTTAGCCACAGCAACTTCTACAGGTGGGTTTGTTAACAAGATGGTGGGTAGGATTGGAGACACACCCATAATTGGGGCAGGGACATATGCCAACAATCTTTGTGCAGTTTCCGCAACAGGCAAAGGGGAAACAATTATACGCGGCACTGTTGCTCGGGATGTGGCTGCCCTTATGGAGTATAAAGGTCTCTCTCTCAAGGAAGCTGCAGCTCATGTTGTTGAGTGTAATCCAAGGGGCGATGTTGGGTTGGTTGCTGTGTCAGCCAAGGGAGAAGTCACCATGCCATTTAATACAACTGGGATGTTTCGTGCTTGTGCTACTGAAGATGGGTATTCAGAAGTTGGAATATGGCCTTCTGTGCAAGATTGA